A stretch of DNA from Corallococcus silvisoli:
TGGAGCCGGAGGACCTCCTCATCGACCCGGAGGAGTCGGTGCTGGACGAGTCCCTCTTCGAGGCCCTCCACAAGGGCGACGACGGCCTCTTCGCCTCCGGAGTCCGCCTGCTGTCGCGCTGGCTCGTCGGCAAGTCCTGCGACGCGCCCCCGCACCGCGCCATCCAGCCCTGCGCTCCGGACCCGGACGAGGGCGGGACGCTGGGGCCCTGACGCGCGGCTCGGTCAGCGCCGGGCGAAGTCCACGCCCACGCCCGCGCCCGCGCTCACCCCGCGCACCAGCGAGCCGTCCGGCTGAGGGAAGTGCAGGGTCGCGCCGGAAGCCCAGACGTACATCGCGGGCAGCACGCGCTGCCGGAACTCCGCCGCCACCGAGTAGCGGGGCCGGTCGCCCAGCCCCATCACCACCACGCGCGCGATGCCGCGAGTCTCGCCGCCCGGGCTGCTGACGCTCAGGGACACGTCGCCGTCCGCGCGGCCGAAGGCGGAGTACTCCACGGCGCCGCTGGCCACGACCTCCGACGAGTCCGGACCGTCGCCCTGCGCCACCGACACCTCCATGTAGCCGGAGAAGTCCTTGGGCACGCGCTGGTCGGCCTGGGGCTCCTCGGAGAGGCCCACGGCGGAGAAGCGCGCCAGCTCGTAGCCCGCGCCGAAGAAGCCGAAGCGGAAGCCGCCCCCCTGACGGCGCCCCTGCAAGGTGACGCTGAGCTGCGTGCCCTTGAAGGTGCCCTCGAACGCGACGCCCAGCAGGCCGCCCAGGTCCTGCGCGCCGGCGTTGAGCCGCGCGCCGCCCGCGGCCATGGCCCACGAGCGCAGCCGCTCGCCCTTGTACATGGCGACCTCGCCGCCCACGGAGGCGACCGTGGCCTCCGGCGTCACCCCGCCGGCCTCGCCGAAGTCGTGCGCCGCGGAGGCGCGCACCAGGTAGCGGTCGAAGTTTCCCTCGCTGCCGCTGGCGATGCGGCCCAGGTCGAGCAACAGCTCCCCGGAGAAGATGCGCGCGGCGAGCACGTCGCTGGCCACCAGCTGCACGCGCGCGGGCCCCGCCGTGAAGGACAGCGTGCCGCCCGCCGGGTGGTAGTTCGGGTTGAGCTGGTTGTCGTAGCGGTTCACCAGGTAGCCGCGCCCCAGGGACTCCTCCAGGAACGGCTGGACGCGCAGGCCGAAGCGGCCCGACTCGTCGCCAATGCGCAGCAGGCGCACCACCTGTCCGTAGTCGCTGCGCTCATCCCAGTCCTCGCGCCGGAGCCACGCGCCGTAGTCCTCGTCCTTCTGCTCGGGCGGGTTGTCCAGCAGCCGGAAGCGCAGCGGCGCGCCCAGCATGAACGCGAAGTCCTCGCCGCCATCCACGCCCAGCGACGGGTACGCGTACGCGAACAGGTCCTGCTCTCCGCCCCGCGTCCCCGACGGGAAGCTCAGCGGCCCCACCTCCAGCAGCGCCCGGAAGCCGATGCCCCCCGAGCTCGTTGACGACGGGGATCCGGAGGACTCCTCCTGCGGATCATTCGGCACCTCCTCGAGGGTCGAGGACTGGGTGTGAAGCAGGGCGAGGAGGGCCACGAAGGGAGCACCAGTCATTGGTGCTCACTCTAGTTGGCGCGACGAAGGCTGGACAGACGAATACCCGGTGAAGCCCACGCGCGGGGCTTACCGGGTATCCGCCTTCGCGCGGGCTGCTAGTTCGCGGGAGTCGGTGTGGCGTCCGTGTCCACCCGCGAGTCCGAGCGGGAATCGTCCACGCCGTTGTCGAGCGCGCCGGGCTCGTCGGCCACGTCGCGCTTGCCGTCGATGCTCACGTCGCCCGAGCCGCCGGTGCCGTCCTCTTCACGGACGTTGCGGTCTGGGTTCACCGCGCCCGCGGGGCCCTGGGGGGCGTCCAGGTCGGTGGGCGTGTTCTGCTGCACGTCCCACTTCTGTCCGTCCTGGACCTTCACGGCCTCGTTGGCGGAGCCAGAGCCGCCGGTGGCCTCGCTGTCCTGGGCGTCCGGGCTCGCGGAGGGGGTGCCCGCCGTGCCCGAGCCGCCCACGGCACCGGCCTCCGGTGACGAGGCCTCGCGCGTGTTCGCGGAGTGGCTGGCGCAGCCGTACAGCGACAGGGCGGCGATCGCCGCCATCAGTGAAAGCTTCATGGGGACTCTCCAATGCGTGTCGGGTTTCGTCTTCCGGAAATCTGGTTGCCCCGCCGACAGGGACAAGGACGCACACGAGGCGTCGCTACCTGGCCCGCTCCTGGGCAAGCAGGGAGGCAGGCACAGCGGGCCTTCCCACCCGCGGCCCCTTGTCGCTCCCACCCAACCGGACGCGACACCCGCTTGACTACGCCTGTAGTCAGTCGTACCTTGCTGCCTGACTACAGGTGTCGTCATGAAGAAGGCGGGTGGCATGAAGAAGCCGGTGGGAGAGCAGGAGCTGGCGGTGCTGCGGTACGTGGCCGAGCACGGACCCGTAACGGTGGGAGAGGTGGCGGAGCGCTTCGGTGAGGCGCAAGGGCTGGCGCGGTCCACCATCCTGACGGTGATGGAGCGGCTGCGGCTCAAGGGGCACCTGACCCGGAGCAAGGTGGACGGGGTGTTCCAGTACGCCTCGCCGGTGGCGACGCAGGAGCTGCTGCGCGACGTGGTGGGGACCTTCGTGCAGCGCACGCTCTCGGGGTCGCTGTCGCCGTTCGTGACGTACCTGTCCGAGACCGAGGACGTGTCCGACGAGGAGCTGAAGCAGCTCCAGGACGTCGTGGCCCGCCTGCGCCAGAAGCGGAAGGAGTGAGCGCCATGACCTCCCCCATGACCTTTGGAGACTGGCTTCAGCCGTGGTGGTCGTCCTGGTCGGAGTCGCTGTGGCGCGCCTCGTGGCAGGGGGCGCTCTGCGCGCTGCTGGTGTGGGGCGTGGC
This window harbors:
- a CDS encoding BlaI/MecI/CopY family transcriptional regulator, translated to MKKPVGEQELAVLRYVAEHGPVTVGEVAERFGEAQGLARSTILTVMERLRLKGHLTRSKVDGVFQYASPVATQELLRDVVGTFVQRTLSGSLSPFVTYLSETEDVSDEELKQLQDVVARLRQKRKE